One Candidatus Neomarinimicrobiota bacterium genomic window, GGCAGTTTGCAGCACTTGGCCAAGTCGGCATACGTTTCTGAATCAGCCGAAGTCTCATTGGCCTGGTAGCCCAGTTTGGCGATAGCTTTCTCGATTCCCGCCAGGTTTATCAAGCCAGCTTCATAAATCACGGCAGCATTTTTCTCATCAACGTCAACATCAATGGATACCACACCGTTTACCTTGGATAATCCGGTCTCGATAGCCCTTTCACACATGCCACATTGCATGGTAGGTAAGTCCACCATAGCACTCTTTGACCCTTTTATCACTGCAGCCTGATCCTCAGCGTCCGTCTTGCTGCAGGAAATTACCAGCAACAGCGACAGTCCTATGGTCAGCAACTTGATTAGTTTCATGGTTTCTCCTTTCACCTTAGTTTTAACTTAGTGTTTACTTTCTTTTTTTACCAAAGCTCGCTTCATTCGATCTCAACATCCGCCTCTCCGCCAACATGGCATAAAGCAGCGGTACCACAAACGTCGTCAGAATAGCAAACACCATTCCGCCAAATGACGGAATGGCCATGGGTACCATCACGTCTGCACCTCGCCCCGTGGAAGTGAGTATCGGTATCAGCGCCAGGATGGTAGTCCCAGCTGTCATCATGGCGGGCCGAATCCGGCGGGTACCTGCCTCAGCAGCGGCATTTCGAATCTCCGTAATGGACTTTGGTTTCATCCGGGCAAAACTCTGTTCCAGGTAAGTACTGATGATGACGCCGTTATCACTGGCAATTCCGAATAGAGCCAGAAATCCGACCCACACCGCCACACTTAAGTTCACTGGATGCATCTGGAAAAGCTCCCGCATGTTCATCCCCACAATGTTGAAGTTCATAAACCACCCCTGTCCATAGAGCCAGATCATCAGGAAGCCACCGGCCCAAGCGACGAAAATACCGGAAAAAACAATTATAGATGTGGATAGTCGCCGGAACTGGAAGTAGAGAATCAGCAATATGACGAACAGTGCCAGCGGCAGGATCACGCGCAGTTTCTCGGTTGCCCTGATCTGGTTCTCATAGCTCCCTGCAAAAGCATAACTTACGCCAGCTGGCACCATCAACTCTCCAGAGGAAACCTTATCTTCCAGATAGCTCTGCGCCTGCTCTACTACATCCACCTCTGCCCAGCCGTCATTCTTGTCGAACAGGACGTAGCCCACCAGAAACGTATCCTCACTCTTGATGACCTGTGGCCCGCGGATATAGTGGATGTCAGCCATCTGCTGTATTGGAATCTGTGTCCCGTCTGGCGCAGGTACCAGGATAGTAGTGAGGGACTCAATATCTCCCCTAAGCTCCCTCATGTACCGTACCCGCACCGGGTACCGCTCCCGGCCTTCCACCGTGGAGGTAATTCGCTTGCCACCGATGGCGACTTCAATAACGTCCTGCACCTGCCGCAGCGAGATACCGTAGCGAGCAATAGACTCTCGGCTAATATTAATCTCTAGGTACGGCTTGCCTACGATGCGGTCGGCGAACACTGCAGCAGCTTTCACTGACGGCACGTTCTTCAGGTGCTTCTCCAAATCCAAACCAAACTTTTCGATAGTTTCCAGATTTGGGCCTTTTACCTTAATTCCCATTGGGGCTCTCATACCACTTTGGAGCATGACAATCCGGGCTGATATAGGCTGCAGTCTCGGAGCAGAAGTGGTACCGGGAATCTGAGCTACTTTCACCAGTTCGTCCCAGATATCAGCTGCTGTCCGGATATGATCTCGCCACTGGCGGAACGGTTTGCCTCGTGAATCCGGAACTAGGTTTCCATCCCCATCGTTAACAAACTCACCATTGTCATCAATCTTGAACCGGAGGTGGTTCCCGTCCTTATCAGTAATGTACTCGGACTTGTAGCTAACCACGGTTTCAATCATGGAGATGGGGGCCGGATCCAGTGGTGTTTCTGCTCTCCCCGCTT contains:
- a CDS encoding heavy metal-associated domain-containing protein; translated protein: MKLIKLLTIGLSLLLVISCSKTDAEDQAAVIKGSKSAMVDLPTMQCGMCERAIETGLSKVNGVVSIDVDVDEKNAAVIYEAGLINLAGIEKAIAKLGYQANETSADSETYADLAKCCKLPEDR